CAGTGTAGATGCTCTCAAGATCATTATTTAGTAGTTGTACTCCAAATCCGCAAAGGGTCTCGTACTCGGGTCGGTGAGTTTCCTTTAGTATTTTATTTCCAGGAACTTCACAAATACCACCGCAGCCAAAGGGGCAGCCATAGCAGGAGTATTTTTCCTTTTCGTATTTGGTAACCTCAAAGGCATTAATCTTATCAGCAACTTCTTTGGGAAAATCTTTAGTTCCAATACCCATCCAGTTTTTAACGGGTGAATCGCCGCTTTCGGCTGAATCGGTAAGAGTTCCGGCAGTACCACAGTTTTTCATGGTTTTACCAAAGTCGTTTAGGTCGTTAACCAAACCCTTGAGTAGGGTTGTGGTATTCTCCCAAACTTTATCGGAATTGAACTCCTCCGCATAATGAGTTCCCTTAACGCACAAGGCTTTCAGGTTTTTAGAACCCATTAAAGCTCCAAAACCGCTTCTGCCAGCAAGTCTACCCTTAGCATTTACAACACCCGATATAAGAGAGAGATTTTCTCCGCCAGATCCAATGCTAATTACCCTATAATCATTTCCGTGGGTATCTTTAAGCATTGTTTCTGTGTCAACTGCATCAACCTTTTTCCACAGATGAGAGGCATCTTTAAAGGTAACTTTGCCATCATCAACTAGGATGTATACAGGCTGCGGGCTCTTTCCTACAATGTAAATGCCATCGTATCCAGCATTTTTGATGGATGGGGCAAAATCACCTCCACAGTTTGAGTCTCCCCAAGTATCGGTCAAAGGGCTTTTGCCAGCAAGTATCCAACGACCATTAAATGCAGCACGACCGTTAGTTAGCAAGCCACTCATAACGGCTAAAATATTATCGGGATCAAACTTTGACAGGCCTTTCTTTTGCCTATCGTATATGATTTTTGCAGCTAATCCGTATCCGCCGATAAAAAGTTGATATATTTTATCATCAATAACCTCTTCGTGTGAGGTTTTATCGGTAAGGTTTAGCCAAAGTATTTTACCATGGTATCCTTTTTTCATAGTGTTTCAGATTTTAATTTTTGGCAATGGAACTTATTTAGTCATCCAAACTGTTTTAAACTCTTGAGCCATATCAACTTGTTTCCAACCGTTCAATCGCATTGTTCTTTGCCATGTTGTATCTGTTGGTCCGTGATATGGAGGATAGGCATATTCGCGTATTGAGTCGTTATGGTTTAGAAGATATTCGGCATGAGGGTATTTACTGGTTGATGCCAAACGGAACATGCCAAAATCGCCAGTAGTATTTCCGAATGCAAACACAGGAACTTTTCCAATATGAGAGTAGATATTTAGGCTCTTCCCATCCTTATCATCTTTAGGAGGGAAAATCCCCTTGGCAATCATGAATTGTGTCTTTTTCTCTATGGGTTTATAAGAAGGCACTAGGATTTGAGTTGTCCCGATTAGATGTGCTCTGTCAAACCCAATTACTTGAGGACATACACTCCAGATTACCCCTTGAACCGAACCCGAAACAACGTAAATAGTGAATTGATTTTCTTTAAGATGTTTGAGTAATTCTAGCATGGGTTGGTAAAACATATTAACCAGAGGCATATTAAACTTTTGATCTTTTGTTTTTGATAAATAGATGCGGGCAGAATCAACATAAGCCTCATTATCAATACCAACATAGGCTTTCCAAACCATTGAATCGATATAGTTATAATAAGGCTTAACCGTAAAATTGGTCCAAGAGTTTAAAACCGATGGGTCAGCAGGGTTTTTCTCCAATTTTTTAGCGTACTGATATTCTGGGTATTTAAATAACTTAGGATCTTTTGCCGATTGTTGATTTAACCCGTTAACCGCAGCATACATTTCGAACCATAAAGGGGTTTCGCAGGCTATTGTGCCATCCATATCAAAAACGGCGATACGATTTTCAGCAGGTATCTCTTTTACAGCTTTATTTATGTATTCCAGGATTGATTTTTTTATTGGGGTTTCGTTCCATGAGGGTAAAGGATCTACTTGTGGTTTTTCCTGTGTGCATGAAGATAAAAGTGCAAAAGTGAGAATTGAAATAGCTAGGTAAAATTGAATTGTTTTCATGAGAATAATTTTGAGTTTTAGTTAAAGCAAGGTAAGAAATTTTCTCACCTTGCTTTGTATATACCTAGTTTGATTTTACTGGACGGTTTATATAATTTTCCATGTGAGATATCGGAAGGGTTATGAATGGTGCATTCCAACCACCTACACGTACCATGATATCCGAATACTTTAGCAATTTCTCCGAGGCTACTGTAGGATTTTCAATTAGATTGGCTGCTTTAGCAATTTCATATATCTCCTGATATTGAGGCGATGCAATAGTAATAGTCAACATGCCTCCATTTTTTTGTACAAAAGTTTTGATTATGCCATCCAGTAACGCATCCGATTCGAGGCAAATATCTGTGATTACACCAGCAGCAAAGCGATTTAGCCCTAATTGGCTGAATGTTTCAATTAAATTTGCTGGGGATGTATGCCAAGTACCTGAAGCAGGAGTGAAGTTTGGAGCTAAAGGATCGCCAGTATTTCTGGAAGCAGATGCGGCGTTTCCTGCTCCTTGCCAGTTATACTGTTCAAAAGTACCCATGCCCGCTGTAAATTTTAAATCGAAATCGGGGAGGATTGTTTGAAGTGCTTTACCATAATATCCCGCAATAGCCCTTAAAGCACAAATCTGCTTATTGCTATCACCTTTAGGATCTAAAAATACTTTATTGGCTAATGCTTTGGATTGGTTAACCGCATTAACAAACGTGTCTAAAATAAATTTAGCGATATCATTGGTTTCGCTATCATTACCAAATTGTGGACTGTTAGTGAAGAAATCGACTTTAATGGAATCGAATAAACGTTGGGTTTTAAAGTCGCCAGTATCACCAGCAGTGTAATTAAAACGTAAAGCCATCAGCACATCTGATAGTTTGTATTTCTTTTGATCAAATACCCATTTCTTAATTGCTGCTGCAGTGTTAACCATATCGGGAACTCCTCCTAGTACTGTACCACCCAAATTATATTTTGCACCACCCCATGATTTATCGCGACCTTTTTCCAAGCATGTTCCAAATAGAGCGGAAACTAGGGGAGAGGGAACTACAAATTCGGAGGTGAGATAGTACATGCACATCGCTAAAGATGACTGATCAACAAAGAATTGAATTTGTTTAGTGAGTGAATTTTTCAGGCTATTATAGTCGGTTAATTCTCCAGTATCAATACTTAATTTTTGACCACGAAGTAGGGCAGGATTGGAGGTCAAAGCGGCACCCCGATTAAGTGTACACTCCATTATGGTCATCCCGTTTATCATGCCAAAAGTCCATTCACTTATCCCGTTAAGGATTGGTTCCCAACATCCATCAACACAATAATCGTTAGCCAATTCCTGATATTTTTTCAATTTGTCAGGTTTAGTTTCACCAAATGATAGTGCGCTAAGCATGGCAGGGATCATCACCTCATCGTTTAAAATGTATGGTAGATTTTTGGTCTCTTTAATCGATTCGGAAACAGCAGCATACAATTTAGCGGGACTATCTTTGTGTAACCTTACGTAGATACCTGGGGTGGATAGGTTCACATTCTTAAATGCTTCGAGGATGATATATGTACAATCATTCGTAGCATCCTTCCCCTCTGGGGTTTTACCGCCAATAATGATATTTTGCAGGAAGTTATTCAAACCTGCCCTTTGATCAAGGTAGTATGGATGAATACCAAGAGCAGCGTTATAATCCATA
This DNA window, taken from Bacteroidales bacterium, encodes the following:
- a CDS encoding aldehyde ferredoxin oxidoreductase translates to MKKGYHGKILWLNLTDKTSHEEVIDDKIYQLFIGGYGLAAKIIYDRQKKGLSKFDPDNILAVMSGLLTNGRAAFNGRWILAGKSPLTDTWGDSNCGGDFAPSIKNAGYDGIYIVGKSPQPVYILVDDGKVTFKDASHLWKKVDAVDTETMLKDTHGNDYRVISIGSGGENLSLISGVVNAKGRLAGRSGFGALMGSKNLKALCVKGTHYAEEFNSDKVWENTTTLLKGLVNDLNDFGKTMKNCGTAGTLTDSAESGDSPVKNWMGIGTKDFPKEVADKINAFEVTKYEKEKYSCYGCPFGCGGICEVPGNKILKETHRPEYETLCGFGVQLLNNDLESIYTANELCNRAGLDTISCATTINWAFEAYEKKYINDKTTGGLKLEWGNGKAVMELVKQIANNTGFGAKLKDGLKEALINLKLQDKEFTAMHVHGQELPMHDSRNKEGGLGLGVGYEVEPTPGRHTSTFSGIDEYIEKEKKQTDLNSKVLNKYYQKLKFQPKYNLSQQSTTDSEMGTSLKNASCGEDIINAMGLCNFGFYLGPMVPFVEWINATTGWNNTLDDYLLTGQRIKTIRHAFNLRENIDVPKIRMPERARGNPAMNDGPNAYSPNVLMWDDAKKAYFGAMGWDPTTSVPLKVTLDKLNLPEVKKQIYG
- a CDS encoding haloacid dehalogenase-like hydrolase; its protein translation is MKTIQFYLAISILTFALLSSCTQEKPQVDPLPSWNETPIKKSILEYINKAVKEIPAENRIAVFDMDGTIACETPLWFEMYAAVNGLNQQSAKDPKLFKYPEYQYAKKLEKNPADPSVLNSWTNFTVKPYYNYIDSMVWKAYVGIDNEAYVDSARIYLSKTKDQKFNMPLVNMFYQPMLELLKHLKENQFTIYVVSGSVQGVIWSVCPQVIGFDRAHLIGTTQILVPSYKPIEKKTQFMIAKGIFPPKDDKDGKSLNIYSHIGKVPVFAFGNTTGDFGMFRLASTSKYPHAEYLLNHNDSIREYAYPPYHGPTDTTWQRTMRLNGWKQVDMAQEFKTVWMTK
- a CDS encoding formate acetyltransferase: MKTELSPRIAKLRETLMKRGFEDRTKEWFKKNEQADLTKRAWLPDVAKMYPNEHVMIRRAYGVDEMLKAMCNTKDFGYTRCFDIEEGDLLAGTIPMGSNGLGKVFPNYLTEEELRVGSATNKTAMSLLGHNSINYEKVLKNGLQSIINYAEEKLHPKALGDIEDAYDTKAFYKAIIISCKAVIDYASRFANLASEKAKICKDEKRKKELLEIARICNKVPAKPADTFYEAIHSIWLVHCCLHSTMDFMSLGRLDQVLNPYLKKETDKAFACELFENFIIKAAGRLNLTTQYLVTQDHMDYNAALGIHPYYLDQRAGLNNFLQNIIIGGKTPEGKDATNDCTYIILEAFKNVNLSTPGIYVRLHKDSPAKLYAAVSESIKETKNLPYILNDEVMIPAMLSALSFGETKPDKLKKYQELANDYCVDGCWEPILNGISEWTFGMINGMTIMECTLNRGAALTSNPALLRGQKLSIDTGELTDYNSLKNSLTKQIQFFVDQSSLAMCMYYLTSEFVVPSPLVSALFGTCLEKGRDKSWGGAKYNLGGTVLGGVPDMVNTAAAIKKWVFDQKKYKLSDVLMALRFNYTAGDTGDFKTQRLFDSIKVDFFTNSPQFGNDSETNDIAKFILDTFVNAVNQSKALANKVFLDPKGDSNKQICALRAIAGYYGKALQTILPDFDLKFTAGMGTFEQYNWQGAGNAASASRNTGDPLAPNFTPASGTWHTSPANLIETFSQLGLNRFAAGVITDICLESDALLDGIIKTFVQKNGGMLTITIASPQYQEIYEIAKAANLIENPTVASEKLLKYSDIMVRVGGWNAPFITLPISHMENYINRPVKSN